A region of Nocardioides alkalitolerans DNA encodes the following proteins:
- a CDS encoding penicillin-binding protein 2: MNKPIRTVGVFCMLLFVALLAQSTNLQFFRSGELNDRPENRRVQEARFSAERGSILAGDTEIALSVPVDDRYLYQRQYPVAAPYAHMTGWFYFGGASGLERSQNRVLSGDDPSLFVNQLSDLLANRNPAGSNVGLTIDPDVQQVAYDQLAAQGDEVQGAVVALEPSTGRILASVSLPTFDPNQLALRDVNQVQENYQALYDDEANPLTNRAVATTLPPGSTFKLVTAAAYLEDHPDVDANTQVPGGSSYQLPGTRTSIANGGRSCGETTVSLSQAMEQSCNTTFLQLAVEEGQEGMTEVADAFGFNADPAEDYPGTAASAYPENASDDLLAKSGIGQQDVRATPLQMAMVAATIANDGVLMEPYLIDRVTSPDGETITRHEPEERAEVVSSRTAGILQELMVNTVEQGTARQARIDGVEVGGKTGTAENCDGCRPYAWFVSYGERDGQQVAVAVMLQNVSPNVSISGGGLGGPIAKAVMEQALGVGE, encoded by the coding sequence GTGAACAAGCCGATCCGCACCGTGGGCGTGTTCTGCATGCTCCTCTTCGTCGCCCTGCTCGCGCAGTCGACCAACCTGCAGTTCTTCCGGTCCGGGGAGCTCAACGACCGCCCCGAGAACCGTCGTGTGCAGGAGGCCCGCTTCTCCGCCGAACGCGGCTCGATCCTCGCGGGCGACACGGAGATCGCGCTCAGCGTGCCGGTGGACGACCGCTACCTCTACCAGCGGCAGTACCCGGTGGCCGCGCCGTACGCGCACATGACCGGGTGGTTCTACTTCGGCGGCGCCTCGGGCCTCGAGCGCTCGCAGAACCGCGTGCTCTCCGGCGACGACCCGAGCCTCTTCGTCAACCAGCTCTCCGACCTGCTCGCCAACCGCAACCCGGCGGGCAGCAACGTCGGCCTCACCATCGACCCCGACGTGCAGCAGGTCGCCTACGACCAGCTCGCCGCCCAGGGCGACGAGGTGCAGGGCGCTGTCGTGGCGCTCGAGCCCAGCACGGGCCGGATCCTGGCGTCGGTGTCGCTGCCGACCTTCGACCCCAACCAGCTGGCGCTGCGCGACGTCAACCAGGTCCAGGAGAACTACCAGGCGCTCTACGACGACGAGGCGAACCCGCTGACCAACCGGGCCGTGGCGACCACCCTGCCGCCGGGCTCGACGTTCAAGCTGGTCACCGCCGCGGCGTACCTGGAGGACCACCCCGACGTCGACGCGAACACGCAGGTGCCGGGCGGCAGCAGCTACCAGCTGCCGGGCACCCGCACGTCGATCGCGAACGGCGGGCGCTCCTGCGGCGAGACCACGGTCTCGCTCTCGCAGGCGATGGAGCAGTCGTGCAACACGACGTTCCTGCAGCTGGCGGTCGAGGAGGGCCAGGAGGGCATGACCGAGGTGGCCGACGCCTTCGGGTTCAACGCGGACCCGGCCGAGGACTACCCGGGCACCGCCGCGTCGGCGTACCCCGAGAACGCCTCCGACGACCTCCTCGCGAAGTCGGGCATCGGCCAGCAGGACGTGCGCGCCACGCCCCTGCAGATGGCGATGGTGGCGGCCACGATCGCCAACGACGGCGTGCTCATGGAGCCCTACCTGATCGACCGCGTCACCTCGCCCGACGGCGAGACCATCACGCGCCACGAGCCCGAGGAGCGGGCCGAGGTCGTCTCCTCGCGCACCGCCGGGATCCTGCAGGAGCTGATGGTCAACACCGTCGAGCAGGGCACCGCCCGCCAGGCCCGCATCGACGGGGTCGAGGTGGGCGGCAAGACCGGTACGGCGGAGAACTGCGACGGCTGCCGGCCGTACGCGTGGTTCGTGTCCTACGGCGAGCGTGACGGCCAGCAGGTCGCCGTCGCCGTCATGCTGCAGAACGTCTCGCCGAACGTGTCGATCTCCGGTGGTGGCCTCGGCGGCCCCATCGCGAAGGCCGTCATGGAGCAGGCACTGGGAGTGGGAGAGTGA
- a CDS encoding serine/threonine-protein kinase, whose translation MDPNNPERFADDAHRYRLDARVATGGMGEVWRATDTVLGRVVAVKILKAEYADDPTFRGRFETEARNAAALFHPNVAGIFDFGQSATSDGSDSTRPYLVMELVDGQPLSALLRPDQPMDPAIVVDIIAQAADGIGAAHRAGIVHRDVKPANLLVTPDRTVKITDFGIARAADGLALTQTGMVMGTPQYISPEQAQGMTAGPAADVYSLGVVAFECLAGRRPFVAETAVATALAHLRDPVPDLPGNVPPGLASVVRRAMAKKPEERFADGAELARALRDPSSVAAPAAAAVEPEPTQATQVLGGAAVPAAAAAATAFPPTGAAAVVTEETTEPVEPEERRRKPVLPWVAGVLALLLVAALVWIFVATSGGDDDDPAAPPSETSSAPPPSSTTSEPTTSEPTSETTSTAPETFDLDVDSYRGRNVNEVRDELRDQFGLEVSREELDNDGSEVPNTVSDIRPSTGLTAGDSVTVEFWGPEPDPEPEPEPEPTETQPTETEPTLPVPTDTATTEAP comes from the coding sequence ATGGATCCGAACAACCCCGAGCGCTTCGCCGACGACGCGCACCGCTACCGCCTCGACGCCCGCGTCGCGACCGGCGGGATGGGGGAGGTGTGGCGCGCGACCGACACCGTGCTCGGCCGCGTCGTCGCGGTCAAGATCCTCAAGGCGGAGTACGCCGACGACCCCACCTTCCGCGGACGCTTCGAGACCGAGGCGCGCAACGCCGCCGCGCTGTTCCACCCCAACGTGGCCGGCATCTTCGACTTCGGCCAGTCGGCGACGTCCGACGGCTCGGACTCGACGCGGCCGTACCTCGTCATGGAGCTCGTCGACGGCCAGCCGCTCTCCGCGCTGCTGCGCCCCGACCAGCCGATGGACCCGGCGATCGTCGTCGACATCATCGCCCAGGCCGCGGACGGCATCGGCGCCGCGCACCGCGCCGGCATCGTGCACCGCGACGTGAAGCCCGCGAACCTGCTGGTGACGCCCGACCGCACCGTGAAGATCACCGACTTCGGCATCGCCCGCGCCGCCGACGGGCTCGCGCTCACCCAGACCGGCATGGTCATGGGCACGCCGCAGTACATCTCGCCCGAGCAGGCGCAGGGCATGACGGCCGGACCGGCCGCCGACGTCTACTCGCTCGGCGTGGTCGCCTTCGAGTGCCTCGCCGGGCGCCGGCCCTTCGTCGCCGAGACGGCCGTGGCGACCGCGCTCGCCCACCTCCGCGACCCCGTGCCCGACCTGCCGGGCAACGTGCCGCCGGGCCTCGCGAGCGTCGTACGGCGCGCGATGGCCAAGAAGCCGGAGGAGCGGTTCGCCGACGGGGCGGAGCTCGCGCGCGCCCTGCGCGACCCCTCGTCGGTCGCGGCCCCCGCGGCCGCCGCGGTCGAGCCCGAGCCCACCCAGGCCACGCAGGTGCTCGGCGGCGCGGCGGTCCCCGCGGCTGCGGCCGCCGCCACCGCCTTCCCGCCCACCGGGGCCGCGGCCGTCGTCACCGAGGAGACGACCGAGCCCGTGGAACCCGAGGAGCGGCGCCGGAAGCCGGTGCTGCCGTGGGTGGCGGGCGTGCTCGCGCTGCTGCTCGTCGCCGCGCTCGTGTGGATCTTCGTCGCGACGAGCGGCGGGGACGACGACGATCCGGCCGCGCCGCCGAGCGAGACCTCGTCCGCGCCGCCGCCGAGCTCGACGACCTCGGAGCCGACGACGTCGGAGCCGACGAGCGAGACGACGTCGACGGCGCCGGAGACCTTCGACCTCGACGTGGACTCCTACCGGGGGCGCAACGTCAACGAGGTGCGCGACGAGCTGCGCGACCAGTTCGGGCTCGAGGTCTCGCGGGAGGAGCTCGACAACGACGGCTCCGAGGTGCCCAACACGGTCAGCGACATCCGGCCGTCCACCGGGCTCACCGCGGGCGACTCGGTCACCGTCGAGTTCTGGGGTCCCGAGCCGGACCCCGAGCCCGAGCCGGAGCCCGAGCCGACCGAGACCCAGCCGACCGAGACCGAGCCGACCCTGCCCGTCCCGACCGACACCGCGACCACCGAAGCACCGTGA
- a CDS encoding FtsW/RodA/SpoVE family cell cycle protein, whose protein sequence is MSQVTSASPDQFVHRSRRGAELFLLILALGVGAGAYAAVGLGIEGEVPPDMIGYTGWLAVLMIAAHVAIRMTAQYADPILLPVVAALNGLGLAVIHRLDLANNSNFARQQLIWMTLGVVLFILTITLLRDHRVLQRYTYTSGLLAIGLLLLPMMPIIGNEVRGARIWINVAGFSFQPGEIAKLLLVITFAGYLVLHRDALALAGRRLLFVDLPRGRDLGPILGMWLVSLGILVFQRDLGSSLMFFGMFLVLLYVATERPGWLVVGGGLFVAGAFLGYQAFSHVRNRFDIWLSPFDYVDRTPGSGQLVESMFGMAWGGLIGRGFGEGQPWRIPFAESDFIMGAIGEELGLTGVMAVILLFAIIVERGLRTALVCRDGFGKLVATGLATIVALQVFVVVGGVTTLIPLTGLTTPFLSYGGSSLVANWVLVGLLLRISDQARRPLPGVEEPYGTYDSGADEATQVVKVVKP, encoded by the coding sequence ATGTCCCAGGTCACCTCCGCCTCCCCCGACCAGTTCGTCCACCGGTCCCGCCGGGGCGCCGAGCTGTTCCTCCTGATCCTGGCGCTCGGCGTCGGGGCCGGGGCCTACGCGGCCGTCGGTCTCGGCATCGAGGGCGAGGTCCCGCCCGACATGATCGGCTACACGGGCTGGCTGGCCGTGCTGATGATCGCCGCACACGTGGCGATCCGCATGACGGCGCAGTACGCCGACCCGATCCTGCTCCCCGTCGTCGCCGCCCTCAACGGGCTCGGCCTCGCGGTGATCCACCGGCTCGACCTGGCCAACAACAGCAACTTCGCGCGCCAGCAGCTGATCTGGATGACCCTCGGCGTCGTCCTCTTCATCCTGACGATCACCCTGCTGCGCGACCACCGCGTGCTGCAGCGCTACACCTACACGTCGGGCCTGCTGGCGATCGGCCTGCTGCTGCTGCCGATGATGCCGATCATCGGCAACGAGGTGCGCGGCGCCCGGATCTGGATCAACGTCGCCGGCTTCTCCTTCCAGCCGGGCGAGATCGCGAAGCTGCTGCTCGTCATCACCTTCGCGGGCTACCTCGTGCTGCACCGCGACGCGCTCGCGCTCGCGGGTCGCCGCCTGCTGTTCGTCGACCTGCCCCGCGGCCGCGACCTGGGCCCGATCCTCGGCATGTGGCTCGTCAGCCTCGGCATCCTCGTCTTCCAGCGGGACCTCGGGTCGTCGCTGATGTTCTTCGGCATGTTCCTGGTGCTGCTGTACGTCGCGACCGAGCGCCCGGGCTGGCTCGTCGTGGGCGGCGGGCTGTTCGTCGCCGGCGCGTTCCTCGGCTACCAGGCCTTCAGCCACGTGCGGAACCGCTTCGACATCTGGCTCTCGCCCTTCGACTACGTCGACCGCACCCCCGGCAGCGGCCAGCTCGTCGAGTCGATGTTCGGCATGGCCTGGGGCGGCCTGATCGGCCGCGGGTTCGGCGAGGGGCAGCCGTGGCGCATCCCCTTCGCGGAGTCCGACTTCATCATGGGCGCCATCGGCGAGGAGCTCGGCCTGACGGGCGTCATGGCCGTCATCCTGCTGTTCGCGATCATCGTCGAGCGGGGCCTGCGCACCGCCCTGGTCTGCCGCGACGGCTTCGGCAAGCTGGTCGCCACCGGCCTCGCCACGATCGTCGCGCTGCAGGTCTTCGTCGTCGTGGGCGGCGTGACCACCCTGATCCCGCTGACCGGCCTGACCACCCCGTTCCTCTCCTACGGCGGTTCGTCGCTCGTCGCCAACTGGGTGCTCGTCGGCCTCCTGCTCCGCATCTCCGACCAGGCCCGCCGCCCGCTCCCGGGCGTCGAGGAGCCCTACGGCACCTACGACTCGGGGGCGGACGAGGCGACGCAGGTGGTCAAGGTGGTGAAGCCGTGA
- a CDS encoding aldo/keto reductase produces the protein MPSSHDALDLGPLTLGGNVFGWTADRDASFAVLDAWLEAGGRSIDTADMYPQWVDGRSIGDSERIIGDWVADRGVRDQVVIATKVGQGDGREGLAPANVRRALEESLERLRTDRVDLYYAHVDDESVPQEEYVAAFGALVAEGKALHLGASNFAPARLRSAVAIAADQGVTAFTVSQDRWNLLAREIEAELVPTLAELGISESPYSALASGFLTGKYTPGATVDSPRAGTAAGYAEKPGADRVLAAQREIAQAHGVTPTAVALAWLRAQPVVSAPIASARSVEQLPALVEALTLELSADEVAALTV, from the coding sequence GTGCCCTCCTCGCACGACGCCCTCGACCTCGGCCCCCTCACCCTCGGCGGCAACGTCTTCGGCTGGACCGCCGACCGCGACGCCTCGTTCGCGGTGCTCGACGCCTGGCTGGAGGCCGGCGGACGCTCGATCGACACGGCCGACATGTATCCCCAGTGGGTCGACGGTCGTTCCATCGGCGACTCCGAGCGGATCATCGGCGACTGGGTGGCCGACCGCGGCGTGCGCGACCAGGTGGTCATCGCCACGAAGGTCGGCCAGGGCGACGGCCGCGAGGGACTCGCGCCCGCCAACGTCCGCCGCGCGCTCGAGGAGTCGCTCGAGCGGCTCCGGACGGACCGTGTGGACCTCTACTACGCGCACGTCGACGACGAGTCGGTCCCGCAGGAGGAGTACGTCGCGGCCTTCGGCGCCCTCGTCGCCGAGGGCAAGGCGCTCCACCTGGGCGCCTCCAACTTCGCGCCCGCCCGCCTCCGCTCGGCCGTGGCGATCGCCGCCGACCAGGGCGTCACCGCGTTCACGGTCAGCCAGGACCGCTGGAACCTCCTCGCGCGCGAGATCGAGGCCGAGCTCGTGCCGACGCTCGCGGAGCTGGGGATCAGCGAGTCGCCGTACTCCGCCCTCGCCAGCGGCTTCCTCACCGGCAAGTACACCCCCGGCGCGACCGTCGACTCCCCGCGGGCGGGCACCGCGGCCGGGTACGCCGAGAAGCCCGGCGCCGACCGGGTCCTGGCCGCCCAGCGGGAGATCGCCCAGGCCCACGGCGTCACGCCCACGGCCGTCGCGCTGGCCTGGCTGCGCGCGCAGCCCGTCGTCTCCGCGCCGATCGCGAGCGCCCGCAGCGTCGAGCAGCTGCCCGCGCTGGTCGAGGCGCTGACGCTCGAGCTGAGCGCCGACGAGGTCGCGGCGCTGACCGTCTGA
- a CDS encoding FHA domain-containing protein, which produces MSELTLFLLRCGYLAILWIFVLAAVSVVRADMFGTRVPATPKTKAGPKGKAPKQPPPRRRGAPTHVIVVQGVNAGARAELDGRPILIGRGNDAAIRLDDDYVSTRHARIAQSGDQWFVEDLGSTNGTYVGTARISQPTTLTLGAQVRIGKTILELRK; this is translated from the coding sequence ATGAGCGAGCTGACCCTGTTCCTGCTGCGGTGCGGCTACCTGGCGATCCTCTGGATCTTCGTGCTGGCCGCCGTCTCGGTGGTGCGCGCCGACATGTTCGGCACCCGCGTGCCGGCGACGCCGAAGACGAAGGCCGGCCCGAAAGGCAAGGCGCCGAAGCAGCCCCCGCCGCGCCGCCGCGGCGCACCGACCCACGTCATCGTGGTGCAGGGCGTCAACGCCGGGGCGCGGGCCGAGCTCGACGGCCGGCCGATCCTCATCGGCCGCGGCAACGACGCCGCGATCCGCCTCGACGACGACTACGTGTCGACCCGCCACGCGCGGATCGCGCAGTCGGGCGACCAGTGGTTCGTCGAGGACCTGGGGTCCACCAACGGCACCTACGTCGGCACCGCGCGCATCTCGCAGCCGACCACCCTCACGCTCGGCGCCCAGGTGCGGATCGGCAAGACCATTCTCGAGCTGAGGAAGTAG
- a CDS encoding protein phosphatase 2C domain-containing protein — translation MTRTPDGPDTTPDEPDDSTREVPTIRPESSSDDQAFAPAADDTAPRPVIPAEAEERLDYTEIGPNETTGEVPAVPGDRVGLHLDFSAVSDVGRVRKDNQDSGYAGPHLLAVCDGVGGAARGDVASSTAIGQLRKLDDGPADDLLGQVAGGLLRAHNRIGELVDDDPSLNGTSTTATVAVFDGARLGIAHVGDSRAYLVRSGEITQLTKDHTFVQSLIDEGRITEAEARTHPHRNLILKALDGVHETDPDLFVVDVAEGDRLLLCSDGACGVLDDERLLDILGSGTPDYAAVELVRASLEAGSTDNVTCVVADVTRQPVETEPLLVGAAADLPRRATGLTGLFRGHRSGDTGEMEPVQATIPPDVGWAIPSDPIDPEAARYAPLPPRRFVWVKRFFWLVVVAGLLAAAVGAGYGFLQGRYYVGVQDGEVVVYRGFDYSLAGFSLQDAVEGTDISIEDVEAVNPRLADAIQDGLPVHDDVDSAKDEFERRWTTALEDAEAAGTSGSGSSEENQGQTPGETEDMPSSPTSGPTSAPTAELQSTGVDSPEVG, via the coding sequence GTGACGCGCACACCCGACGGGCCCGACACGACTCCCGACGAGCCGGACGACAGCACCCGCGAGGTGCCGACGATCCGGCCCGAGAGCTCCTCCGACGACCAGGCCTTCGCCCCGGCCGCCGACGACACCGCGCCCCGTCCCGTCATCCCGGCGGAGGCCGAGGAGCGGTTGGACTACACGGAGATCGGACCCAACGAGACCACCGGCGAGGTGCCGGCGGTCCCCGGTGACCGCGTCGGGCTCCACCTCGACTTCTCCGCCGTCTCCGACGTGGGCCGGGTGCGGAAGGACAACCAGGACTCCGGGTACGCCGGCCCCCACCTCCTCGCCGTCTGCGACGGTGTCGGCGGCGCGGCCCGCGGTGACGTCGCCTCCAGCACGGCCATCGGGCAGCTGCGCAAGCTGGACGACGGCCCCGCCGACGACCTGCTCGGCCAGGTCGCGGGCGGCCTGCTCCGCGCCCACAACCGCATCGGCGAGCTGGTGGACGACGACCCGAGCCTCAACGGCACCAGCACGACGGCGACGGTCGCGGTCTTCGACGGCGCCCGCCTCGGGATCGCCCACGTCGGCGACAGCCGTGCCTACCTGGTGCGCTCCGGCGAGATCACGCAGCTGACGAAGGACCACACCTTCGTGCAGAGCCTCATCGACGAGGGCCGGATCACCGAGGCGGAGGCGCGCACGCACCCGCACCGCAACCTCATCCTCAAGGCCCTCGACGGCGTCCACGAGACCGACCCCGACCTGTTCGTGGTCGACGTCGCCGAGGGCGACCGGCTCCTGCTGTGCAGCGACGGCGCGTGCGGCGTGCTCGACGACGAGCGCCTGCTCGACATCCTGGGCTCCGGCACCCCCGACTACGCCGCCGTCGAGCTCGTGCGCGCCAGCCTCGAGGCGGGCAGCACCGACAACGTGACCTGCGTGGTCGCCGACGTCACCCGGCAGCCTGTCGAGACCGAGCCCCTGCTCGTCGGGGCGGCGGCCGACCTGCCGCGCCGCGCCACCGGGCTCACGGGGCTCTTCCGGGGCCACCGCTCGGGCGACACCGGCGAGATGGAGCCGGTGCAGGCGACCATCCCGCCCGACGTCGGCTGGGCGATCCCGAGCGACCCCATCGACCCCGAGGCCGCGCGCTACGCGCCGCTGCCGCCGCGCCGGTTCGTGTGGGTCAAGCGCTTCTTCTGGCTGGTCGTCGTCGCCGGGCTGCTCGCCGCGGCGGTCGGCGCGGGCTACGGCTTCCTCCAGGGCCGCTACTACGTCGGCGTCCAGGACGGCGAGGTCGTCGTCTACCGCGGCTTCGACTACAGCCTGGCCGGGTTCTCCCTGCAGGACGCCGTCGAAGGCACGGACATCTCGATCGAGGACGTGGAGGCCGTCAACCCCCGCCTCGCCGACGCGATCCAGGACGGCCTGCCCGTCCACGACGACGTCGACAGCGCCAAGGACGAGTTCGAGCGCCGCTGGACGACCGCGCTGGAGGACGCCGAGGCCGCGGGCACGAGCGGCAGCGGCTCCAGCGAGGAGAACCAGGGACAGACGCCCGGCGAGACGGAGGACATGCCGTCCTCCCCCACGTCGGGTCCCACGTCCGCGCCGACCGCCGAGCTGCAGTCCACCGGCGTCGACTCCCCCGAGGTCGGCTGA
- a CDS encoding glutaminase: MRTPLPDYLTEVLEVCGTDSSGELAAYIPELAAADPDRLALGLCTVDGTGYAVGDDGVRFSIQSISKPFAYALALADLGLDAVLAKVGVEPSGEAFNELSLEEDSGRPLNPMINAGAITVHALVGRDRVRRGFAAFAGRELEVDEEVSSSELATADRNRAIAYMLRNHGIVEDDPREVVAGYTEQCSLLVDVADLAAMAATLANGGVQPVTGEQVVPRWVARQVLSVMATCGMYDAAGDWFTTVGIPAKSGVSGGLIGSLPGRAGLAVFSPRLDRHGNSVRGVQVFERLSADMGMHLMEVPPPARSLVRERAPLPTGDGHGEVFELQGSVDFVGMERFLRELADEAPSESAVVLDLTRVHEVRDVGRRMLLEGARRLSLDGHEVEFVDPDGMLAAFPDGASGPGEGDADHDGRPDGAESAADDPLVDVGDGIQARVRRRR; the protein is encoded by the coding sequence GTGCGCACCCCCTTGCCGGACTACCTGACCGAGGTGCTGGAGGTCTGCGGCACCGACTCCAGCGGCGAGCTGGCCGCCTACATCCCGGAGCTCGCCGCCGCGGACCCCGACCGGCTCGCGCTGGGCCTCTGCACCGTCGACGGCACGGGGTACGCCGTGGGCGACGACGGCGTGCGGTTCTCGATCCAGTCCATCTCGAAGCCGTTCGCCTACGCGCTCGCCCTCGCCGACCTCGGGCTCGACGCGGTGCTCGCGAAGGTCGGCGTCGAGCCCTCGGGCGAGGCGTTCAACGAGCTGTCGCTGGAGGAGGACTCCGGCCGCCCCCTCAACCCCATGATCAACGCGGGCGCGATCACCGTGCACGCGCTCGTGGGCCGGGACCGGGTACGACGCGGGTTCGCCGCCTTCGCCGGCCGCGAGCTCGAGGTGGACGAGGAGGTGAGCTCGTCCGAGCTCGCCACCGCCGACCGCAACCGCGCGATCGCCTACATGCTCCGCAACCACGGCATCGTCGAGGACGACCCGCGGGAGGTCGTCGCGGGCTACACCGAGCAGTGCTCCCTGCTCGTGGACGTCGCCGACCTGGCCGCCATGGCCGCGACGCTGGCGAACGGCGGCGTACAGCCGGTCACGGGTGAGCAGGTCGTGCCCCGCTGGGTGGCGCGGCAGGTGCTGAGCGTGATGGCGACGTGCGGGATGTACGACGCCGCCGGCGACTGGTTCACCACCGTCGGCATCCCCGCGAAGTCGGGGGTCTCCGGCGGGCTGATCGGGTCGCTGCCCGGACGGGCCGGGCTCGCCGTCTTCTCCCCCCGCCTCGACCGGCACGGGAACTCGGTGCGCGGCGTGCAGGTCTTCGAGCGGCTGTCGGCCGACATGGGCATGCACCTCATGGAGGTGCCGCCGCCCGCCCGATCGCTGGTGCGCGAGCGGGCTCCCCTGCCCACGGGCGACGGCCACGGCGAGGTGTTCGAGCTGCAGGGGTCGGTCGACTTCGTCGGCATGGAGCGCTTCCTGCGCGAGCTCGCCGACGAGGCCCCGAGCGAGTCGGCCGTCGTCCTCGACCTCACGCGCGTCCACGAGGTGCGCGACGTCGGCCGCCGGATGCTCCTCGAGGGCGCCCGCCGCCTGAGCCTCGACGGCCACGAGGTCGAGTTCGTGGATCCCGACGGGATGCTCGCGGCGTTCCCCGACGGGGCCTCCGGACCCGGCGAGGGCGACGCGGACCACGACGGCCGCCCCGACGGTGCCGAGTCGGCCGCCGACGACCCGTTGGTCGACGTGGGCGACGGGATCCAGGCGCGCGTGCGGCGGCGCCGGTGA
- a CDS encoding DUF3662 and FHA domain-containing protein — MSGGFQRFESRLESMISGVFARAFRSAVQPVEISAALQREVDNNAQILSRDRRLVPNDFHVELSRTDLDRLGPYATTLSQEMADSLRDHADAQSYVFPGPVQISFEVAEDLPTGRLRVRSRAQAKVTSNATNTQVGRATAYLEINGTRHPLTPPGAVVGRGTDADVRINDPGVSRRHIEFRVGSSQHGGPLQVSVVDLGSTNGMLVDGRKVAQSPLDDGSVVRIGNTTMTVRLVAEGAR; from the coding sequence ATGAGCGGAGGCTTCCAGCGTTTCGAGAGCCGTCTGGAGTCCATGATCTCCGGCGTGTTCGCCCGTGCCTTCCGCAGCGCCGTGCAGCCCGTCGAGATCTCGGCGGCGCTGCAGCGCGAGGTCGACAACAACGCCCAGATCCTGAGCCGCGACCGGCGTCTCGTGCCCAACGACTTCCACGTGGAGCTGTCCCGCACCGACCTGGACCGGCTGGGGCCCTACGCGACGACCCTGTCGCAGGAGATGGCGGACAGTCTCCGCGACCACGCCGACGCGCAGTCCTACGTGTTCCCGGGTCCGGTGCAGATCAGCTTCGAGGTCGCCGAGGACCTGCCCACGGGGCGCCTCCGCGTCAGGAGCCGCGCCCAGGCGAAGGTCACGAGCAACGCGACGAACACGCAGGTCGGTCGCGCGACGGCGTACCTCGAGATCAACGGCACGCGCCACCCCCTCACCCCGCCCGGCGCGGTGGTGGGGCGCGGCACCGACGCCGACGTGCGCATCAACGACCCGGGCGTGAGCCGCCGCCACATCGAGTTCCGGGTGGGCAGCAGCCAGCACGGCGGGCCCCTCCAGGTGTCGGTGGTGGACCTCGGGTCGACCAACGGCATGCTGGTCGACGGCCGGAAGGTGGCGCAGTCGCCGCTGGACGACGGCTCGGTGGTGCGGATCGGCAACACGACGATGACGGTGCGTCTGGTGGCGGAGGGAGCCCGATGA